One region of Zingiber officinale cultivar Zhangliang chromosome 7B, Zo_v1.1, whole genome shotgun sequence genomic DNA includes:
- the LOC122006873 gene encoding cysteine proteinase 1-like, with translation MDLLRLSLSLLLLSLSLLLLSSAAIASSSGAADDAKEDQLILQVVDAVEDEASGLSAEAHFAGFVRRFGKTYADENERAHRFKVFRKNLLRAARHQMLDPTATHGVTMFSDLTPAEFRRAYLGLRRPSMTSSPEAPILPTNDLPTDFDWRDYGAVAAVKNQGSCGSCWSFSTAAALEGAHFMATGKLESLSEQQLVDCDHECDSDEPDACDQGCNGGLMTTAFKYLLKAGGLQREEDYPYTGTDRGGCKFDKSKIVASVQNFSVVSVDEDQIAANLVKHGPLAIGINAVYMQTYIGGVSCPYICGRHLDHGVLLVGYGSSGYAPIRLKNKPYWIIKNSWGESWGENGYYKICKGRNVCGVDSMVSTVTAVNIQQDQ, from the exons ATGGATCTCCTCCGCCTCTCGCTCTCGCTCCTCCTCCTCTCGCTCTcgctcctcctcctctcctcggCGGCGATTGCCTCCTCCTCCGGCGCGGCGGACGATGCCAAAGAGGATCAGCTGATCCTGCAGGTGGTGGACGCCGTGGAGGACGAGGCGTCAGGGCTTAGCGCGGAGGCGCACTTCGCCGGCTTCGTAAGGCGGTTCGGGAAAACCTACGCCGACGAGAACGAGCGTGCTCATCGCTTCAAGGTGTTCAGGAAGAACCTCCTCCGGGCGGCGCGGCATCAGATGCTGGACCCCACCGCCACCCATGGAGTCACCATGTTCTCCGATCTAACTCCAGCAGAGTTCCGACGCGCCTACCTCGGTCTCCGCCGCCCGTCTATGACTTCTTCCCCCGAGGCGCCCATCCTTCCGACCAACGACCTGCCTACAGACTTCGATTGGAGGGACTATGGAGCCGTCGCCGCCGTTAAGAATCAG GGGTCGTGTGGATCGTGCTGGTCCTTCAGCACCGCAGCAGCCCTGGAAGGAGCACACTTTATGGCTACTGGAAAACTGGAAAGCCTCAGTGAGCAGCAGCTAGTTGATTGCGATCATGAG TGCGATTCGGACGAACCAGATGCATGCGACCAGGGATGTAATGGCGGTTTAATGACTACTGCATTCAAGTATTTACTCAAAGCTGGTGGGCTTCAGCGTGAGGAAGACTACCCTTACACTGGAACCGACCGAGGTGGTTGCAAGTTTGACAAGTCCAAAATTGTTGCTTCAGTTCAAAACTTCAGTGTTGTCTCTGTTGATGAAGATCAAATTGCTGCTAATTTAGTGAAACATGGCCCTCTCGCAA TTGGTATAAACGCCGTGTACATGCAAACCTATATCGGAGGTGTTTCGTGCCCTTATATTTGTGGACGGCATTTGGATCATGGGGTGCTGCTGGTGGGTTATGGTTCTTCCGGATACGCCCCAATCCGCCTCAAGAACAAGCCTTACTGGATAATAAAGAACTCCTGGGGAGAGAGCTGGGGTGAGAATGGGTATTACAAGATCTGCAAGGGTCGGAACGTCTGTGGTGTGGATTCCATGGTCTCCACAGTTACTGCAGTTAACATTCAACAAGATCAGTGA